In Aspergillus oryzae RIB40 DNA, chromosome 6, one genomic interval encodes:
- a CDS encoding Gfo/Idh/MocA family protein (dimeric dihydrodiol dehydrogenase), with the protein MSAEEFSRHSWTRLPRRTSCDFAKDLLIDPSTKGAHDVTHNLVAVASSTSLQKAQDFLSAVNAPPSTAAYGSYESLLADPTVEIVYISTPHSHHYQNARAALLAGKHVLLEKAFTVNAAQARILVQLAREKKLFLMEAMWTRFFPLTLYVRQLIKDGAIGTVQRVVSDRNLGRDIETLYGTEHRLVNPALAGGALLDLAIYPLTWIFQILHHDSPPASGTSKPAPHVSGSLVKYAPTGVDETATVIVTFPESKTQGVATASLRVASDPTDPGVRIFGDKGQIQIFGPAARPLSIAVVTYGEGGPEVVERKDFEIPVGHGLFWEADACARYLAKGETESDVMPLDETLLIMDVMDRVREENSLRYPAEVEGH; encoded by the exons ATGAGCGCCGAAGAGTTTTCCAGACATTCGTGGACCCGACTTCCACGCAGAACAAGCTGCGAT TTCGCCAAAGACCTCCTCATCGACCCATCAACAAAGGGTGCCCACGATGTCACCCACAACCTAGTCGCCGTcgcatcatcaacctcatTGCAAAAGGCTCAAGACTTCCTCTCTGCTGTGAATGCACCACCCAGTACAGCCGCTTACGGATCCTACGAGTCCCTTCTCGCAGACCCTACTGTTGAAATTGTCTACATCTCCACGCCGCATTCGCATCATTACCAAAATGCCCGCGCCGCTCTACTTGCGGGAAAGCATGTCTTACTTGAAAAGGCATTTACCGTTAATGCAGCACAAGCACGCATTCTCGTTCAGCTCGCTCGGGAGAAGAAACTGTTTCTGATGGAGGCGATGTGGACGCGTTTCTTCCCGCTCACGTTGTATGTTAGACAGCTTATAAAAGATGGGGCGATTGGAACTGTACAGCGAGTGGTTTCGGATCGAAATTTAGGGAGGGATATTGAGACGCTCTACGGAACGGAGCATCGATTGGTGAATCCTGCGCTGGCGGGTGGAGCTTTGCTTGATT TGGCCATATACCCCCTAACATGGATCTTTCAGATCCTACACCATGATAGTCCACCAGCGTCTGGTACTTCCAAGCCAGCACCACACGTTTCTGGCTCCCTGGTCAAATATGCACCGACAGGGGTAGATGAAACCGCTACTGTTATCGTCACCTTTCCAGAAAGTAAAACACAGGGTGTAGCGACCGCCAGTCTTCGGGTCGCTTCAGACCCAACCGACCCCGGGGTCCGTATATTTGGGGATAAGGGCCAGATACAGATTTTTGGACCTGCTGCGCGGCCATTGAGCATTGCGGTTGTTACATATGGGGAAGGGGGTCCAGAGGTagtggagaggaaggatttTGAAATTCCAGTTGGACACGGATTGTTCTGGGAGGCGGATGCCTGTGCTCGATACTTGGCTAAGGGGGAGACCGAGTCAGATGTCATGCCGCTGGATGAGACGCTGCTAATTATGGACGTCATGGATAGGGTACGAGAGGAGAATAGTTTGAGGTATCCTGCGGAAGTCGAGGGGCACTAA
- a CDS encoding uncharacterized protein (predicted protein) has product MTPNPSSTNKAEASPTNVIVVGAGPVGLLTALRLAQSGIHVDVLEKEEKLNVTPRACSYYAAALHALQRAKVLDDVKKAGFTTHGLCWRSPLEDDGKGGKKFGDILASLPIVGNEDWDSGVVNLQQAKLTNLLYQKVLETGLVTVHLGAELVAIEQDSNSVTAIAIRGGGNQEHFQGSFLVGADGGRSTTRRLLGIRFKGHSWPERLVAMDVLLDDVEFDEKFPSSLFVDPIYYGLMSPLEEPRAGTESLWRCTVAVDPTDARTDDELVSENSIEELLLKAVPGPRPLPFKVLRASPYRVHQLCASTFNRGRCALAGDAAHLNNKSSPWEPWVSQLVLLTPKLLQMR; this is encoded by the exons ATGACACCGAatccttcttccaccaaCAAAGCCGAGGCTAGCCCGACCAATGTGATTGTTGTGGGCGCAGGACCAGTGGGCTTGCTTACAGCACTGAGACTGGCCCAGAGTGGCATCCATGTCGACGTGttagagaaggaggagaagctaAACGTTACTCCCCGTGCGTGCTCTTACTACGCAGCTGCTCTGCATGCCCTTCAGCGCGCCAAGGTCCTGGACGATGTCAAAAAGGCTGGCTTCACTACGCATGGTCTGTGTTGGAGGAGTCCActtgaagacgatggtaagggaggaaagaaattCGGAGACATACTAGCGAGCTTGCCAATTGTAGGCAACGAAGACTGGGACAGTGGAGTGGTCAACCTTCAGCAGGCCAAGCTGACGAATCTATTATATCAGAAGGTCCTTGAGACTGGTCTGGTTACTGTTCATCTTGGGGCAGAGCTTGTGGCCATTGAACAAGATTCAAACTCCGTGACGGCGATTGCCATTCGTGGAGGCGGCAATCAGGAACATTTTCAAGGCTCGTTCCTTGTCGGTGCGGATGGAGGAAGATCTACTACCAGAAGACTCCTTGGAATTCGCTTCAAAGGCCATAGCTGGCCTGAACGACTTGTGGCCATGGATGTCCTGCTTGATGATGTCGAGTTTGATGAGAAGTTTCCGAGCTCGCTTTTTGTCGACCCTATTTACTATGGCCTGATGTCGCCACTGGAGGAGCCCCGGGCTGGCACGGAAAGCCTATGGAGGTGCACGGTAGCAGTCGATCCTACGGATGCACGCACAGATGATGAACTAGTTTCAGAAAACAGTattgaagagcttcttcttAAAGCCGTTCCCGGCCCAAGACCACTTCCTTTCAAAGTCCTTAGGGCGTCCCCGTATCGCGTGCATCAACTTTGCGCTTCTACATTCAACCGTGGTCGGTGCGCTCTGGCCGGTGATGCAGCTCATCTAAATAAC AAATCCAGCCCATGGGAGCCATGGGTCTCACAACTGGTCTTATTGACTCCGAAGCTCTTGCAGATGCGCTAG
- a CDS encoding alpha/beta hydrolase (predicted protein) codes for MPSKDYVYKTSGSLEIAATVYYRQDEPRSSKKPIAIGFHAGGFTIGSRFLFNSNEIDALLDFGFVVISADHRLCPHVSLYDGPIEDAKDAFNWARTTLPDLIKKDVNIDIDGDRIVAFGQSSGGTLALHLGSLPNPPRAIAAFYAAAYFSDEIWTQPTPGADMMPPIDKAFAESVYDEAPASMTIVAPQQFIAPGTMPMPNLSVPRDAWMALAFKEGQHLSRCVKDGDFGRVDPATYFSPKFPPTVFLTGTDDTFINPKFSKQAHAQLSGLKVETKLVLAEAGQHGYNFGMEKDDVRFQETVLPGYEFLADHV; via the exons ATGCCCTCAAAAGACTACGTTTACAAGACCTCTGGGTCTCTGGAGATTGCAGCCACCGTGTACTACCGCCAGGACGAACCCCGATCTTCCAAGAAACCAATTG CTATCGGATTCCATGCCGGTGGCTTCACCATCGGCTCGAGATTCCTCTTCAACTCGAATGAGATAGATGCGTTACTCGATTTTGGGTTTGTAGTCATCTCGGCAGATCACCGCTTATGTCCTCACGTATCATTGTATGACGGACCGATCGAAGATGCGAAGGATGCCTTCAACTGGGCAAGGACGACACTACCAGATCTGATTAAAAAGGATGTcaacattgatattgatggTGATCGAATTGTCGCATTCGGCCAGTCTTCAGGTGGCACATTAGCTCTTCATCTG GGAAGCcttccaaatccaccacGCGCAATTGCCGCTTTCTACGCCGCCGCATACTTTTCCGACGAGATCTGGACGCAGCCGACTCCCGGTGCAGACATGATGCCTCCAATCGATAAAGCATTTGCAGAAAGCGTGTACGACGAGGCACCTGCCTCGATGACAATTGTGGCCCCTCAGCAATTCATCGCCCCAGGTACTATGCCGATGCCAAATCTCTCGGTACCCAGAGATGCCTGGATGGCACTGGCGTTCAAGGAAGGACAGCATCTGTCTCGTTGTGTTAAGGACGGAGACTTTGGTCGTGTCGATCCAGCTACATACTTCTCGCCCAAATTTCCGCCGACGGTGTTCTTGACCGGAACTGATGACACGTTCATCAATCCCAAGTTCTCGAAGCAGGCACATGCGCAGTTGTCGGGTTTGAAGGTAGAGACGAAGTTGGTTTTAGCCGAGGCAGGCCAGCATGGATACAATTTCGGGATGGAAAAGGATGATGTGCGATTCCAGGAAACTGTTCTTCCTGGATATGAGTTCTTGGCAGATCATGTATAG
- a CDS encoding uncharacterized protein (predicted protein): protein MVTMNVTLAPDLSADHLIDFESWFSVPADNDCWPDLTCYDQDFSVLDIVGPSVTEGSMQKSWDTQKRNASLPQPNITEVYRRNQVPEIDKDAVEPRHYDPARAEDDAQLIFPDMTVIPREDIEAENLAHVEEVSAEVTSIVFELANDMQLKSNYPQFIELRIPPAPVLNAWVQLYFEHFHPMFPVLHKPTFSTSGSNPFLVLAVAAIGAHFSDIQGAQPCLRAMHELIRRYTSYTVRVTVPSRSSDDTDRRWKV, encoded by the coding sequence ATGGTAACGATGAATGTCACATTAGCTCCAGATTTGTCCGCCGACCACCTCATTGACTTTGAAAGTTGGTTCAGTGTCCCTGCTGATAATGACTGTTGGCCGGATCTCACGTGCTACGACCAGGACTTCTCCGTGTTAGATATTGTTGGGCCATCGGTCACGGAAGGGTCGATGCAGAAGTCTTGGGATACCCAGAAGCGCAATGCCTCTCTACCACAGCCGAACATTACAGAGGTGTACAGACGTAATCAGGTCCCAGAAATTGACAAAGATGCCGTCGAACCAAGACATTACGACCCAGCCCGCGCGGAAGATGACGCCCAGCTGATCTTCCCGGATATGACTGTTATTCCTCGTGAGGATATTGAGGCAGAGAATCTCGCTCATGTTGAAGAGGTCTCAGCTGAAGTGACAAGCATTGTGTTTGAACTTGCCAATGACATGCAACTCAAGTCCAACTACCCACAATTCATTGAATTAAGAATCCCGCCGGCACCTGTGCTAAATGCTTGGGTTCAGCTATATTTTGAACATTTTCATCCTATGTTCCCTGTCCTACATAAGCCCACCTTCTCTACTTCTGGATCGAACCCTTTTCTAGTCCTCGCGGTTGCCGCTATCGGTGCTCACTTTTCAGACATACAAGGCGCACAACCATGCCTCAGAGCGATGCATGAGCTAATACGCCGCTATACATCCTATACAGTGAGAGTCACCGTCCCGTCTAGGAGCTCGGATGATACTGATAGGCGATGGAAAGTGTGA
- a CDS encoding uncharacterized protein (predicted protein) has protein sequence MKADELQNCFPQQDGRWDASNAQAWATFGEENISIQNITLGQVINGRTWRYAWSKTGTLGKQTILQYLANVVNGKDHVSPASPSFSPEQNRAALEALETLLEETGDQGYGHSWSDLKASAIHRVMILSALTLYHTPTSHIVPLAIKVIYGKMNDDSWTLTIDRWRSSSCQGRTGVLYASNLFETVRSARCIHFMTPVLLLKAVLVMWLYSIIHDRLRHGRGYQLEIPSVVLDLKSLDTPATKQWIANGSSCIKLPGISNLLSRQGRCKMLEESVVVMRSLRAWGISTIASSNATSVIISLCFHSDIFPREQGLGRILLRQMSRSDHHKFKIKVSMIRIALWTQSLERYLKDSQPKTSTPGAPRDPFMPICFISAEEPYYHLLVSATSNGIAKEGTERCYCRDIYQT, from the exons ATGAAGGCAGATGAACTGCAGAACTGTTTCCCTCAACAAGATGGTCGCTGGGATGCTTCCAATGCCCAGGCCTGGGCGacctttggagaagagaata TCTCAATTCAAAACATAACCCTAGGCCAGGTGATCAACGGCAGGACTTGGCGATATGCCTGGTCGAAGACTGGAACGCTGGGAAAGCAGACCATCTTACAATATTTGGCGAACGTTGTCAATGGCAAAGATCACGTGTCACCTGCGTCTCCTAGTTTCTCACCAGAACAAAACCGTGCTGCTCTAGAAGCACTGGAGACACTGCTTGAGGAAACGGGAGATCAGGGCTACGGGCATTCATGGTCTGACCTGAAGGCGTCGGCGATCCATCGTGTCATGATCCTTTCGGCGCTTACACTTTATCACACACCAACATCACACATCGTACCTCTGGCTATAAAAGTGATTTACGGGAAGATGAATGATGACTCTTGGACGCTTACTATCGACCGATGGCGCAGCTCATCGTGCCAAGGGCGCACGGGTGTTTTATATGCCTCAAATCTTTTTGAGACAGTCCGGTCGGCACGTTGTATCCATTTCATGACCCCCGTGCTTCTCCTGAAAGCAGTCCTTGTCATGTGGCTGTACTCTATAATTCACGACCGGTTGAGACACGGTCGTGGATATCAACTAGAGATCCCATCAGTTGTACTGGATCTTAAAAGTCTCGATACACCAGCTACCAAGCAGTGGATCGCGAATGGGTCTAGTTGTATCAAGCTCCCGGGGATTAGCAACCTTCTGAGTCGGCAGGGCCGATGCAAGATGCTCGAAGAGTCTGTCGTCGTCATGCGCTCTCTCAGAGCATGGGGTATTAGCA CTATTGCAAGCTCTAACGCAACATCCGTCATCATATCGTTGTGTTTCCACTCAGACATATTCCCCCGAGAACAGGGACTCGGACGTATCTTGTTGAGACAGATGTCTCGGTCAGATCATCACAAATTTAAGATTAAAGTCTCCATGAT TCGTATAGCCCTGTGGACTCAAAGCCTCGAAAGATATTTGAAGGATTCTCAGCCGAAGACATCAACCCCTGGAGCCCCCAGAGACCCATTCATGCCGATATGCTTTATATCAGCTGAAGAGCCATACTACCACTTACTTGTCTCGGCGACAAGCAACGGAATAGCCAAGGAAGGGACAGAAAGATGCTATTGTAGGGATATATACCAAACATGA
- a CDS encoding uncharacterized protein (predicted protein) has product MILLHAPHPVVREEAWELSEKLSVGGKDVDHKAFEILQQVPLLVTNFSYVVWCHLTPRVVTGVGDAYTVESQEAKDIHGKLVEVLGVPVECDDEPGYDLGCLVGIAR; this is encoded by the exons ATGATACTCCTTCATGCGCCTCACCCAGTAGTCCGTGAGGAAGCTTGGGAACTATCCGAGAAATTGTCTGTAGGCGGAAAGGATGTCGACCATAAGGCTTTCGAGATCCTGCAACAAGTACCTCTCCTCGTGACAAATTTCAGCTATGTCGTCTGGTGCCATCTGACGCCACGGGTGGTTACAGGTGTGGGTGATGCCTATACAGTTGAAAGTCAGGAAGCGAAGGATATCCACGGCAAGTTGGTTGAAGTGCTTGGGGTTCCTGTCGAATGTGACGATGAGCCAGGTTATGATTTGGGCTGTTTGGTCGGCATA GCAAGATAG
- a CDS encoding uncharacterized protein (predicted protein) → MKDWILLYANWPEGVLLLLQAGYKAHEYELYAALDFDCESSVCILIETGNVIVGYGELWAATRHPNSKIADLIIQALVDRRKRLQLLAEAHLSVDELSELKIRPDVLIDLQTQQVIQILRAKNIDLSGAIEPYPWSVYEALGHNYTIADRVWEAGFRDVDVPCVRGRTLLMTKRCETGLYFKYILEEAAWLLGKGAQPYRLCENTPALHFVGFA, encoded by the exons ATGAAAGACTGGATTCTTTTGTATGCAAACTGGCCCGAGGGTGTGTTACTATTGCTCCAAGCTGGCTATAAGGCGCACGAGTATGAGCTTTACGCAGCCCTCGACTTCGATTGCGAAAGCAGTGTCTGCATCCTGATAGAAACCGGAAATGTCATTGTGGGATATGGAGAGCTCTGGGCAGCCACACGGCATCCGAATTCCAAAATTGCAGACCTAATTATCCAAGCCTTGGTTGACCGCAGAAAGCGCCTGCAGCTTCTCGCAGAGGCACACTTGTCCGTCGATGAATTGTCGGAGTTGAAAATCCGACCCGATGTCCTCATCGACCTTCAGACCCAACAAGTAATTCAAATCTTGAGAGCTAAGAACATCGATTTGAGCGGGGCTATTGAACCCTATCCATGGTCTGTTTATGAAGCTTTGGGCCATAATTACACAATCGCGGATCGAGTGTGGGAAGCGGGTTTTCGAGATGTGGATGTACCGTGTGTCCGCGGCAGGACCCTCCTCATGACCAAGAGATGTGAAACCGGTCTCTACTTCAAGTACATCCTAGAAGAGGCAGCCTGGCTGTTGGGAAAAGGCGCTCAGCCGTATCGGTTGTGTGAAAATACGCCAGCGCTCCACTTTGTCGGGTTTGCC TGA
- a CDS encoding uncharacterized protein (predicted protein): MADPLSITASAAGIVSLGLSVCKGLLAYYRPYKSCYEDIENTVEVVESLNGTLEGLDSLLAEASVFQSSSVAQQAVCAAGLIKRCQVRMHKLDTMLAKFRKTSSNGKMAGLRGQVNRMLYPFRKETVLSIKESLTSLQGSLVIALHILQLLE; this comes from the exons ATGGCCGATCCGCTATCGATTACGGCAAGTGCGGCAGGAATTGTATCACTGGGTCTCAGTGTTTGTAAGGGTCTACTGGCTTACTACAGGCCATACAAGTCATGCtatgaggatatcgagaaCACtgtggaggttgtggagAGCTTAAATGGTACACTCGAAGGACTAGATAGCTTACTTGCTGAAGCATCAGTGTTCCAAAGCTCTTCAGTGGCGCAACAGGCTGTCTGCGCCGCTGGCCTGATCAAAAGGTGCCAAGTACGCATGCACAAGCTCGATACAATGCTAGCCAAGTTCAGAAAGACCTCGTCGAATGGGAAAATGGCAGGCTTGAGAGGTCAAGTCAATCGGATGTTGTATCCATTTCGGAAGGAAACGGTATTGTCAATCAAAGAATCATTAACCTCATTGCAGGGAAGCCTTGTCATTGCTTTGCATATCCTACAATT ACTGGAATAG
- a CDS encoding uncharacterized protein (predicted protein) has translation MAIDDKSSRINKQPLLISTGVFFALAIVGVIVRFVLRFGVQKHKFQADDGVLIVATVFLVASTVVMYHKTVYIMYLVDAIALGRLEVPANMVELSNEDHTWTLATLMLTWCAICAVKFFFLVFFRKLIDRLRLWQIYWWFACLFNFGLLVFGLVAFWVTCPHRGAAAILAIPVGVIWKVRADWTQKLAIAGSLCIDVVQVGLSIARAAGLEHDGHADGIFEMYTLYISAALGVFLAAATAFRPFIMAKKHSKAYTPPYSPWANSFSNQRKRGSDRSETSGWSGQTPTPTTGDFERLTPDSKDSDSRRDDPEWHAMSSTNSSATDCASVVRDHSMADDPVEVTEVQPVIVLKHTR, from the exons ATGGCCATAGATGATAAGAGCAGTCGAATCAACAAACAGCCCCTGCTG ATATCAACCGGCGTCTTCTTCGCTCTCGCCATCGTTGGAGTCATCGTACGTTTTGTGCTCAGGTTTGGTGTGCAGAAACACAAGTTCCAAGCCGACGATGGAGTGCTTATAGTAGCCACCGTCTTCCTAGTGGCAAGTACGGTGGTCATGTATCACAAGACAGTCTACATCATGTATCTGGTGGACGCCATTGCCCTTGGGCGTTTGGAGGTACCGGCGAACATGGTAGAGTTGTCAAATGAGGACCACACGTGGACATTGGCCACTCTGATGCTCACCTGGTGCGCGATATGTGCTGTCAAGTTCTTTTTCCTGGTGTTCTTTAGAAAGTTGATCGATCGTCTACGTCTCTGGCAAATCTACTGGTGGTTTGCTTGCTTGTTCAATTTCGGTCTCTTGGTTTTTGGACTGGTTGCCTTCTGGGTGACCTGCCCCCATCGGGGTGCCGCTGCTA TCCTGGCTATCCCGGTCGGTGTGATATGGAAGGTTCGCGCAGACTGGACCCAGAAACTGGCCATTGCAGGCTCCCTATGCATAGATGTCGTCCAGGTTGGACTGTCCATAGCTCGAGCCGCCGGTCTGGAACACGACGGTCACGCAGATGGCATCTTCGAAATGTACACCCTTTACATAAGCGCCGCGCTGGGTGTCTTCCTTGCAGCCGCCACTGCCTTCCGACCGTTCATAATGGCCAAGAAGCATAGCAAGGCCTACACTCCGCCCTATAGCCCATGGGCTAACAGCTTCTCGAACCAGCGAAAGAGAGGATCGGACCGTAGCGAAACCAGTGGTTGGTCCGGACAGACACCTACCCCTACTACGGGCGACTTCGAGCGGTTGACCCCGGACAGCAAGGATTCAGACAGTCGCCGAGATGACCCGGAGTGGCATGCCATGTCGAGCACGAACTCCAGTGCAACGGACTGTGCAAGCGTAGTGCGCGACCACAGCATGGCTGATGATCCCGTGGAGGTGACGGAGGTCCAACCCGTTATTGTGCTGAAGCACACACGTTAA
- a CDS encoding uncharacterized protein (predicted protein), whose protein sequence is MSLYSSYILYPGDWVEVGHNLKSKDGTVEFGVQTDGRLILSHSGQCVFQTEQRNDIKGLKMKRDGNLCLYTKRGKPIWQTDTAYPIGDHSVCCFVQDDGNVVLYRGENAIWSSRTPRDPGHVCSGSCRP, encoded by the exons ATGTCTCTCTATTCGTCGTACATTCTCTATCCCGGTGACTGGGTTGAAGTAGGCCACAATCTGAAAAGCAAAGACGGTACGGTTGAGTTCGGTGTGCAGACCGATGGCAGGCTCATTCTCTCTCACTCGGGTCAATGTGTATTTCAGACCGAGCAGCgcaatgacatcaagggCCTTAAGATGAAAAGGGATGGCAACCTTTGTCTGTA TACCAAGCGTGGCAAGCCCATCTGGCAGACTGACACCGCTTATCCTATTGGGGACCACAGCGTGTGCTGCTTCGTGCAGGATGATGGTAACGTCGTACTCTACAGGGGTGAAAACGCCATTTGGTCTTCCCGCACCCCAAGAGATCCTGGCCATGTTTGCTCTGGGAGTTGCAGGCCATAG
- a CDS encoding uncharacterized protein (predicted protein) yields MPNILQNGQWLRPGQNIKSEDDRSGLTMQEDGKIDVYHDGRCVWQNTREQRYDIQGIHMQEDGDLVMYTSTRGEGSDVYCIIQDGGNLVLYNDGDRPIWASHTQRVLSISQMMMTNIETRHCYVGHGHKRSGLVFGRS; encoded by the exons ATGCCAAACATTCTCCAGAACGGCCAATGGCTCAGGCCTGGCCAGAACATCAAAAGTGAGGATGACCGGAGCGGGCTCACGATGCAGGAGGACGGCAAGATCGACGTGTACCATGACGGCAGATGTGTTTGGCAAAACACTCGCGAACAGCGCTACGACATTCAAGGTATCCATATGCAAGAGGACGGAGACCTCGTCATGTA CACCAGCACAAGGGGAGAAGGGAGCGACGTTTACTGCATCATCCAGGATGGTGGGAACCTCGTTCTCTACAACGATGGAGACCGCCCCATCTGGGCCTCGCACACCCAAAGGGTACTTTCCATATCCcaaatgatgatgacgaataTTGAAACTCGCCATTGTTATGTGGGTCATGGTCATAAAAGATCCGGACTAGTGTTTGGGCGTTCTTGA
- a CDS encoding uncharacterized protein (predicted protein) translates to MEQMQGFPESQPSSSIMDSLRAARDARMFASTSNTENIEILMEQPLETPWAILSYTWRNVFRMSQTPTSKTSLCTACKAAAYIDIPFLQIDTCFISGPGVSLRAKSAMNGLEYADYRRAPMCLVYLQDVVYTDGDSNFMEKIQNSSWLNEAWALQELLASNEITFYSSEAKRLCKKSDIL, encoded by the coding sequence ATGGAACAAATGCAGGGCTTCCCAGAATCTcagcccagcagcagcatcatggATTCTTTGAGGGCTGCTCGAGATGCCCGTATGTTTGCAAGCACGAGTAATACGGAAAATATCGAAATTTTGATGGAGCAGCCGTTGGAAACACCTTGGGCCATTCTTTCGTATACATGGAGGAATGTCTTCCGCATGTCACAGACTCCCACGTCAAAAACGAGCCTGTGCACGGCATGTAAGGCTGCAGCCTATATTGACATTCCATTTCTACAAATCGATACTTGCTTTATCTCTGGGCCTGGAGTGAGCCTTAGAGCAAAGTCCGCCATGAACGGGCTAGAGTATGCAGACTATCGCCGTGCTCCCATGTGTTTGGTTTACCTACAGGATGTCGTCTATACAGATGGGGATAGCAacttcatggagaagatacAAAATAGTAGCTGGTTGAATGAGGCCTGGGCTCTGCAAGAGCTACTAGCTTCAAACGAGATTACCTTCTATTCTAGTGAGGCCAAACGCTTGTGCAAAAAGTCGGACATCTTGTAA
- a CDS encoding uncharacterized protein (predicted protein), whose product MHLVYTATRTPEYFHQVRAFPSSFAIFSRSWDMIPESPEYGYEWLWTESSCVTNTRKHNLWKSIFELYRMASLCFVYLSDIEKVADWDQSKWFQHAYTLPELMASNEILFFTKTGKVVGRKSDLCKELSSTTGIEEAVLRNPEKVQSCSVAKRIFLVPDLSVRFNGLTNAMLSLQLEIMKEYQDDLSIFEWQHTDINDPCTNGLLAGSPFQFHLCGDVKTCKNGSKINLASDSNGMFSIHGLIISQPLGRIGLVLNSYHSDIHPRMYPCIHLSTVPPESPESPESPESPEVECRRMDISKVYCISAADAMKTPMAQGTIYIREDGTAFIHLYLAITHPLLHSMKMSHRPILSYISSLPKPDTLSQSLRELRQGLPDGLMAMPFV is encoded by the exons ATGCATCTTGTCTATACGGCCACTCGGACACCAGAGTACTTTCATCAAGTCCGGGCCTTTCCCTCGAGCTTCGCAATCTTTTCGCGAAGTTGGGATATGATTCCGGAGTCCCCAG AATACGGGTATGAGTGGTTGTGGACGGAATCATCTTGCGTCACGAACACTAGGAAGCATAACCTCTGGAAATCTATCTTTGAGCTCTATAGAATGGCCAGCCTTTGTTTTGTATATCTATCCGACATTGAAAAGGTCGCAGATTGGGACCAGAGCAAATGGTTCCAGCACGCATATACCCTCCCAGAGCTGATGGCCTCCAATGAAATACTCTTTTTTACCAAGACGGGGAAGGTAGTGGGTCGCAAAAGTGACCTGTGCAAGGAGCTGTCTTCTACCACCGGCATTGAGGAGGCGGTATTGAGAAACCCCGAGAAAGTGCAAAGTTGCAGCGTGGCCAAAC GAATCTTCCTTGTGCCAGACCTCTCCGTTCGATTTAACGGCCTGACAAATGCGATGCTTTCACTCCAGCTTGAAATAATGAAAGAGTATCAGGATGACCTTTCAATATTCGAATGGCAACACACGGATATTAATGACCCATGTACGAATGGACTGCTAGCGGGATCGCCATTCCAGTTCCACCTCTGCGGGGACGTTAAAACATGTAAAAATGGGAGCAAGATAAATCTGGCATCAGACAGTAATGGCATGTTTTCTATTCATGGGCTCATTATCTCTCAGCCTCTGGGCCGGATTGGCTTGGTCCTTAACTCTTACCATAGTGATATTCATCCTAGGATGTACCCTTGCATTCATCTCAGCACAGTGCCGCCAGAATCGCCAGAGTCACCAGAGTCGCCAGAGTCGCCAGAAGTAGAGTGTCGCCGTATGGACATCAGCAAAGTGTATTGTATCTCGGCCGCCGATGCTATGAAGACGCCCATGGCACAGGGAACAATCTACATTCGCGAGGATGGGACCGCCTTCATTCA TCTCTATCTTGCTATCACACACCCTCTTCTACATTCTATGAAAATGTCACATCGCCCCATTCTATCTTATATTTCCTCATTGCCTAAGCCTGATACTCTGTCTCAGTCGTTACGAGAACTCAGACAGGGTTTGCCAGATGGCCTAATGGCCATGCCATTCGTCTGA